The following coding sequences lie in one Enterococcus sp. 9E7_DIV0242 genomic window:
- a CDS encoding glycoside hydrolase family 13 protein, protein MEQTGKWWQQAVVYQIYPRSFQDSDGDGIGDLQGIISRIDYLKKLGITAIWLSPVYKSPNDDNGYDISDYQAIMDEFGTMVDMDLLIEKAAAAGIRLIMDLVVNHTSDEHRWFIESSSSKESPYRDYYIWRDPVAGEEPNGLRSIFSGSAWQLDEASGQYYLHLFSKKQPDLNWENPQVRKEIYDMMNFWLDKGIGGFRMDVIDLIGKQPDKGLTDNGPKLHDYLQEMNRASFGSHDVMTVGETWGATPEIAKMYSDPARQELSMIFQFEHVTLDQQEGKEKWDLKPLAIAQLKEVLSKWQTSLGDQGWNSLFWNNHDLPRIISRWGNDQKYREQSGKMFAILLHMMKGTPYIYQGEEIGMTNRPVQTIEEVQDIESINMYHERRAAGFSEEDIMVSINTKGRDNARTPMQWDSSENAGFTKGTPWLPVNDNYLEVNVERALADPTSIFYTYQKLIQLRKEHPLIVWGEYELIDTDKQVFAYYRRYKGEKWLVAANMSDEPQELELREKAKEVIISNNSALSLHSDKVILQPYDAFVVRV, encoded by the coding sequence ATGGAGCAAACGGGTAAGTGGTGGCAGCAAGCAGTTGTTTACCAGATTTATCCACGAAGCTTTCAGGACAGTGATGGTGACGGTATTGGCGATCTGCAAGGGATCATTTCGAGAATCGATTATTTGAAGAAGCTGGGAATTACAGCAATCTGGCTTTCTCCGGTTTATAAGTCACCTAATGATGATAATGGCTATGATATCAGTGATTATCAGGCTATTATGGATGAGTTTGGTACGATGGTGGATATGGACCTATTGATTGAAAAGGCCGCTGCGGCCGGAATTCGACTTATTATGGATTTGGTTGTCAACCATACGTCTGATGAACATCGATGGTTTATAGAATCTTCCTCTTCAAAGGAAAGCCCGTATCGAGATTATTATATTTGGCGAGACCCTGTTGCAGGAGAAGAGCCAAATGGCTTACGCTCGATTTTCAGCGGTAGTGCTTGGCAGCTGGATGAAGCAAGTGGACAATACTATCTTCATCTTTTCAGTAAGAAGCAGCCGGACTTGAATTGGGAAAATCCGCAGGTAAGAAAGGAAATCTATGACATGATGAATTTCTGGTTGGACAAAGGGATCGGTGGTTTCCGCATGGATGTGATCGATTTGATTGGCAAGCAGCCGGATAAAGGATTGACTGATAATGGGCCGAAGCTTCATGACTATTTACAGGAAATGAATCGGGCGAGTTTTGGCAGCCATGATGTCATGACGGTCGGTGAAACTTGGGGAGCAACGCCGGAAATTGCTAAGATGTATTCTGATCCTGCACGTCAGGAGCTGTCGATGATTTTCCAATTCGAACATGTGACACTGGATCAGCAAGAAGGAAAAGAAAAGTGGGACTTAAAGCCATTAGCTATTGCTCAATTAAAAGAAGTGCTTTCCAAATGGCAGACCTCCTTGGGCGATCAAGGTTGGAACAGTTTGTTTTGGAACAATCATGATTTACCGCGAATTATTTCTCGTTGGGGCAATGATCAGAAGTACCGCGAGCAAAGTGGAAAAATGTTTGCGATTTTGCTGCATATGATGAAAGGCACGCCTTATATTTACCAAGGTGAAGAGATTGGAATGACCAATCGACCGGTACAAACGATTGAAGAAGTCCAAGATATTGAAAGCATCAATATGTACCATGAACGACGAGCCGCTGGTTTTTCAGAAGAGGACATTATGGTTTCTATCAACACGAAAGGGCGAGACAACGCCAGAACACCTATGCAATGGGATTCCTCCGAAAATGCAGGCTTTACCAAAGGCACACCTTGGCTACCGGTCAATGACAATTATCTTGAGGTAAATGTAGAACGGGCGTTAGCAGATCCAACCTCCATTTTTTACACGTATCAGAAATTAATCCAGTTACGAAAAGAGCATCCATTGATTGTTTGGGGGGAATACGAGCTGATCGATACAGACAAACAGGTCTTTGCTTACTATCGCCGATATAAAGGAGAAAAGTGGCTGGTTGCTGCCAATATGTCGGATGAGCCTCAGGAGCTTGAGCTGCGTGAGAAGGCAAAAGAAGTAATCATCAGTAACAATTCAGCTTTATCGCTTCATTCAGACAAGGTGATTCTTCAGCCATATGATGCCTTTGTCGTTCGTGTCTGA
- a CDS encoding LacI family DNA-binding transcriptional regulator, translating into MATLSDVAKLANVSKMTVSRVINHPEKVTDELKELVYKAMKELDYHPNIAAKALVKNRSQIIKLFVLEEIDTTEPYYMNLLMGIARAVGKEHYSLQLVTKDGFDTGTCDGYIITGFRAHDFQWIDSLEKPVVLFGENDHGIDFVDSDNQYGTEMTTNYAIACGYDTIIYIGIDVEESFEKSRELGYEKIMKANGKQPRIERFNNRSTLSQLFIEAYWEEFSKNTCFICSSDRLAIGVERGIANCGGKIPDEYGIIGFDGVFLDQVSSPKLTTAKQPIVKMGEVCGEMLVKKIEEDGQSQGYRRFLPELIIRSSTKQHENK; encoded by the coding sequence ATGGCAACTCTTTCTGATGTTGCGAAGCTGGCAAATGTATCGAAAATGACGGTGTCACGAGTAATCAACCATCCTGAAAAAGTGACAGATGAGCTGAAGGAGCTGGTTTATAAGGCTATGAAGGAATTGGACTATCATCCGAATATAGCGGCCAAAGCATTGGTTAAGAACCGCTCTCAAATTATCAAACTGTTCGTTTTAGAGGAAATTGATACGACCGAGCCTTATTACATGAATTTATTGATGGGGATTGCGAGAGCAGTGGGCAAGGAGCACTATTCCTTACAGCTAGTCACTAAAGATGGATTTGATACGGGGACTTGTGATGGCTATATCATCACAGGCTTTCGAGCGCATGATTTCCAATGGATCGACAGCTTGGAAAAGCCAGTTGTTTTATTTGGTGAAAATGATCATGGGATTGATTTTGTCGATAGTGATAATCAGTACGGCACAGAAATGACAACTAATTATGCGATTGCTTGCGGCTATGACACAATCATCTATATTGGTATTGATGTGGAGGAATCCTTTGAAAAATCTCGTGAGCTTGGATACGAGAAAATCATGAAGGCCAACGGCAAACAACCAAGAATTGAGCGGTTTAATAATCGTTCTACGTTAAGTCAGCTATTTATTGAAGCGTATTGGGAGGAGTTCTCAAAAAATACGTGTTTCATCTGCAGCTCGGATCGCTTGGCGATCGGCGTGGAGAGAGGAATCGCAAATTGTGGTGGAAAAATTCCTGATGAGTACGGCATTATCGGGTTCGATGGTGTATTTTTAGATCAAGTCAGTTCTCCAAAGCTGACGACAGCAAAACAGCCTATCGTTAAAATGGGTGAGGTTTGTGGGGAGATGCTTGTCAAAAAAATCGAAGAAGATGGACAAAGTCAAGGGTATCGACGTTTTCTGCCTGAGCTGATCATAAGAAGCTCGACGAAACAGCATGAAAATAAATAG
- a CDS encoding AraC family transcriptional regulator: MNTYRQEYIKRINYLQDYIEKYIEDTHTSEKLAEVSGFSKYHFHRIFKSITGESIFEYVTRTRLEQIASQLVHRPDLSITDIAYRFGFSDSAVFSRSFKRHYGIKPSEFRQKYSNNCKDSSFDPFYTKRVDSQINEVTAEVEIIDMDSFPVLYARKIGAYKELYDYTDSFAKAINDLFAFGMSRNLIDEQVKVLFAYHTYPDFSEVEKQRTSFCVSITEPVHIDNESEIGCMTVPAGKYAVGHFEIFQKEYPDAWNYLYGEWLPQSGYLPGNSFPFEVYLNKPEEHPQNKHIVDIYMPIDPFS; the protein is encoded by the coding sequence ATGAACACATATAGACAAGAATACATCAAACGTATCAACTATCTACAGGATTACATAGAAAAATATATTGAAGATACTCATACCTCAGAGAAGCTGGCGGAGGTTTCAGGATTTTCAAAATACCACTTCCATCGGATTTTCAAAAGTATTACAGGGGAGTCTATCTTTGAATATGTGACTAGAACAAGACTAGAACAAATTGCCAGTCAGCTTGTTCATCGTCCGGATTTGTCAATTACGGATATTGCTTATCGATTTGGATTTAGTGATTCAGCAGTCTTTTCGAGATCCTTCAAACGTCATTATGGTATCAAGCCAAGTGAGTTTAGGCAAAAATACAGCAACAATTGCAAAGATTCTTCCTTCGATCCCTTCTATACTAAGAGAGTAGACAGTCAGATCAATGAAGTAACAGCGGAGGTGGAAATTATCGACATGGATTCGTTTCCTGTTCTCTATGCAAGGAAAATCGGGGCGTACAAAGAGCTATATGATTATACAGATTCTTTTGCTAAGGCGATCAATGATTTATTTGCTTTCGGAATGAGTCGAAACCTAATTGATGAGCAGGTCAAGGTGCTATTTGCCTATCATACGTATCCGGATTTTTCAGAGGTGGAAAAACAACGAACGAGTTTTTGTGTCTCGATCACTGAGCCTGTCCACATTGATAATGAAAGCGAGATTGGCTGTATGACTGTACCGGCCGGCAAGTATGCTGTGGGACACTTTGAGATTTTTCAGAAGGAGTATCCGGATGCTTGGAATTACCTGTATGGGGAATGGCTGCCGCAGAGTGGTTATCTTCCGGGAAATTCTTTTCCATTCGAAGTATACCTGAATAAGCCAGAGGAACATCCTCAGAACAAGCATATTGTAGATATTTACATGCCGATCGACCCATTCTCGTGA
- a CDS encoding serine hydrolase domain-containing protein produces the protein MEQNKQTELAQIINKEYPNTAGLVIVKDGETFYEDYFNGCTAESRIHIFSVTKSIISLLIGIAIDRGEIKSVDQKVLDFFPDYEISEDEETIQKITIGHLLTMTAPFKYEVEPYVEYFTSENWAEFALQLLGGTGTIGSFQYRPIVGPDILSGILVKATGRTVLAYATEHLFSPLGITVASDIVFHSQEEQFAFYEAQDISGWVADHAGTNAAGWGLTLSPLDMAKIGQLYLTAGNWQGKQLVSADWIADSTKEHSRWQEMNLGYGYLWWLIDEDCYAAMGDGGNIIYINAKKNLVVASTALFVQEAKDRIDFIKAHIEPFVD, from the coding sequence ATGGAACAAAACAAGCAGACGGAACTGGCACAAATTATCAATAAGGAGTACCCAAACACAGCAGGTTTGGTTATTGTGAAGGATGGAGAAACGTTTTACGAGGATTATTTCAACGGCTGCACTGCAGAGAGCCGCATCCACATTTTCTCTGTGACCAAAAGTATTATTTCTCTTTTAATTGGGATCGCGATCGACCGCGGCGAGATTAAAAGCGTTGATCAAAAGGTCTTAGATTTTTTCCCGGACTATGAAATTTCTGAGGATGAAGAAACGATACAAAAGATTACAATCGGTCATTTGTTGACGATGACAGCCCCCTTCAAATATGAAGTCGAACCGTATGTGGAGTACTTTACAAGTGAAAACTGGGCGGAGTTTGCTTTACAGCTTTTAGGAGGAACAGGAACAATTGGCTCGTTTCAATACAGACCAATTGTTGGCCCAGATATTCTATCAGGGATATTGGTAAAAGCAACGGGCCGTACGGTTCTCGCTTACGCAACAGAACACCTATTCTCTCCGTTAGGAATCACAGTGGCTTCCGACATTGTCTTTCATAGCCAAGAGGAACAATTTGCTTTTTACGAAGCACAAGATATCAGTGGCTGGGTAGCAGACCATGCAGGAACGAATGCAGCGGGTTGGGGTCTGACACTATCGCCGCTTGATATGGCTAAAATTGGTCAGCTATATCTAACTGCTGGCAACTGGCAAGGGAAACAGCTTGTGTCAGCAGACTGGATTGCTGACAGTACAAAAGAGCACAGTCGTTGGCAGGAGATGAATCTCGGATATGGTTATTTATGGTGGTTGATCGATGAGGATTGTTACGCAGCGATGGGGGATGGCGGGAATATCATTTATATAAATGCCAAGAAAAATTTGGTTGTAGCCAGCACGGCGTTATTCGTTCAAGAGGCGAAGGATAGAATCGACTTCATTAAGGCGCATATCGAGCCGTTTGTTGACTAG
- a CDS encoding ATP-binding cassette domain-containing protein has protein sequence MSQIKIKGARTGNLKNIDVTIEKHRINVFVGVSGSGKSSLVFHTIAAEAQRQMNETYPSYVRNRMPHLMIPEVDQIENLSPAVIVNQKPLGDNRRSTVGTATDINPTLRLLFSRFGQPFVGYSDVFSFNNPAGMCPTCEGLGTVSTFIIDELLDKERSLNEGAIRFETFEPETYRWKRYVDSGLFDNDKKIKDFTEEELELLLYSPELKPPHPLEGWYKSSVYEGVIPRIKKTFLQSSSQLAKKYQPEIQRVTQQNGCPDCHGFRLNAKTLSCKINGKHIGECLDMQLDELAIFLKQLEPKETRQVTEKVIQQLTYFCQVGLDYLSLSRETGTLSGGESQRIKLIRSIGSSLSDMLYILDEPSTGLHPQDMQAIGRLIQAIKKNGNTLLLIDHDPAIIQLADTVYELGPGAGRHGGQLLSSGTYADWEARQRLVPPLHRKKRGATNQFFTAENISKNNVQDVTIKLPLHRLLAITGVAGSGKSSFAEGLRQKYTDEVFYVNQKRIRTSNRSTIASYVGVLDDIRKIFGKINHVPVGYFSFNGKGACPACRGKGYIETELAFLEAVRSDCELCHGKKFKQESLMYLYHEKNIAEVLELSVSESVSFFNEEKRITDKLHWLNEIGLGYLTLGQTLDTLSGGELQRLKLACNLDCHEKIIILDEPTSGLSIKDTQALLSVFEELLNKNNTLYVIEHNTALIKEADWMIEFGPGSGKKGGTILFEGPPEDAVNHSASITGQFLGDYK, from the coding sequence ATGAGTCAAATAAAAATCAAAGGGGCAAGAACCGGAAATCTAAAAAATATTGATGTAACAATTGAGAAGCATCGGATCAATGTGTTTGTTGGTGTCTCCGGCTCTGGAAAATCGTCATTGGTCTTCCATACGATTGCCGCTGAAGCACAGCGCCAGATGAACGAAACCTATCCCAGCTATGTGAGAAATCGGATGCCTCATCTAATGATTCCTGAAGTTGATCAGATAGAGAATCTTTCTCCTGCCGTCATTGTCAATCAAAAACCACTCGGTGATAATCGTCGATCGACTGTTGGTACAGCTACAGATATCAATCCGACCTTGCGTCTATTGTTTTCACGTTTTGGTCAACCGTTTGTCGGTTACTCTGACGTTTTTTCTTTCAATAATCCAGCTGGGATGTGCCCTACTTGTGAAGGATTAGGAACAGTGTCAACATTCATCATTGATGAATTACTTGATAAGGAACGATCGTTGAATGAAGGAGCTATTCGTTTCGAGACCTTCGAGCCGGAAACCTATCGCTGGAAACGATATGTCGACTCTGGATTGTTTGATAATGATAAAAAGATCAAGGATTTTACAGAAGAAGAACTAGAGCTGTTGCTTTATTCACCAGAGCTAAAACCGCCTCATCCACTTGAGGGCTGGTACAAGTCATCGGTGTACGAGGGCGTGATCCCTCGTATCAAAAAGACGTTTCTTCAAAGCTCTTCGCAGTTGGCAAAAAAATATCAGCCGGAAATCCAACGTGTCACCCAACAAAATGGCTGCCCTGATTGTCACGGATTTCGCCTGAATGCAAAAACACTTTCCTGTAAAATCAATGGAAAGCATATTGGTGAGTGTCTAGATATGCAGTTGGATGAGTTAGCTATTTTTTTGAAACAGCTTGAACCAAAAGAAACACGACAAGTGACTGAAAAAGTTATTCAACAGCTAACCTATTTTTGTCAGGTTGGGCTGGATTATCTCAGTCTCTCTCGGGAAACCGGCACGCTTTCAGGCGGTGAATCTCAACGAATCAAGCTGATTCGTTCGATTGGCAGTAGTCTGTCAGATATGCTCTATATTCTGGATGAACCAAGTACAGGTCTCCACCCACAAGATATGCAGGCGATCGGTCGTCTCATTCAAGCCATCAAAAAAAATGGCAACACGCTTCTCTTGATTGACCACGATCCAGCAATCATTCAACTTGCAGATACAGTGTATGAGCTAGGACCCGGTGCAGGTCGTCATGGCGGTCAACTTCTCAGTAGTGGCACCTACGCGGATTGGGAGGCACGACAGAGGCTCGTCCCACCGTTGCATAGGAAAAAGAGAGGCGCTACGAATCAATTTTTCACGGCTGAAAATATCTCAAAGAACAATGTGCAGGATGTGACTATCAAGCTCCCACTTCATCGCTTATTAGCAATTACAGGAGTTGCCGGTTCGGGAAAAAGTTCTTTTGCTGAAGGGCTACGCCAAAAATACACAGATGAAGTTTTTTATGTTAATCAAAAACGGATACGTACCAGCAATCGTTCGACGATTGCTTCTTATGTAGGAGTACTAGATGATATTCGGAAAATCTTCGGAAAAATCAATCATGTTCCTGTCGGCTATTTCAGCTTCAATGGAAAAGGTGCTTGTCCCGCTTGCCGCGGAAAGGGCTATATCGAAACAGAGCTTGCTTTCTTAGAAGCTGTTCGTTCTGATTGTGAACTATGTCATGGAAAAAAATTCAAGCAGGAGTCGTTGATGTATCTATATCATGAAAAAAATATCGCTGAAGTACTTGAGTTATCTGTTTCAGAGAGCGTCTCCTTTTTCAATGAAGAAAAGCGAATCACCGACAAGCTGCACTGGTTGAATGAAATCGGCTTGGGGTATTTGACTCTAGGACAAACATTAGATACCTTGTCTGGTGGTGAGTTGCAGCGACTAAAGCTGGCATGTAATCTTGATTGTCATGAGAAAATAATTATTTTGGATGAGCCGACAAGCGGTTTAAGTATAAAAGATACCCAAGCACTTTTAAGTGTTTTTGAGGAACTGCTGAACAAGAACAATACACTTTATGTGATCGAACATAATACTGCTCTGATCAAGGAAGCAGACTGGATGATCGAATTTGGACCAGGTTCTGGAAAAAAAGGAGGAACCATTCTATTCGAGGGACCGCCTGAGGATGCCGTAAATCACTCCGCATCGATAACAGGACAATTTTTAGGGGACTACAAATAG
- a CDS encoding helix-turn-helix transcriptional regulator, producing the protein MKKEQVLYEMMWYIQNKKEFTAQELADRFHLSIRSVYRYITDLADLGLYVDSKKGRNGGFTVLANQVLPPVLFTEDEITALYFAIQSLQNFEDFPFQMNTITAGEKLLAVVPQKMQEKLLHLEDHFQLSTPRQVVENSFLSELMRASMDHLKVEIDYHSPKRQSIKQLEPIGIYANNGFWYLFAFDAEQEETRHYRADRIQRVTILEEPSKTELTLAELDKEFIPKKPIKMKVELTEKGVRQCMENRYLYKGIIPKEHGGVLELMVAHRDIPYTTTYLLLLGKEAKVIEPPELVDHLRQRVQEIEALYQ; encoded by the coding sequence ATGAAAAAAGAACAGGTACTCTATGAAATGATGTGGTATATTCAAAATAAAAAAGAGTTTACCGCACAAGAGTTGGCTGACCGTTTTCACTTGTCGATTCGCAGTGTCTACCGCTATATCACAGATCTTGCAGATTTAGGGCTTTATGTGGATAGTAAGAAGGGACGAAATGGCGGTTTTACGGTACTTGCTAATCAGGTTCTGCCGCCGGTCTTATTTACAGAAGATGAAATTACGGCATTATATTTTGCTATCCAATCATTACAAAATTTCGAAGACTTTCCTTTTCAGATGAATACAATCACTGCGGGAGAAAAATTGTTAGCTGTCGTTCCACAAAAAATGCAAGAGAAGCTGCTGCATTTGGAGGATCATTTCCAGCTGTCTACACCAAGGCAAGTTGTAGAGAACTCTTTTTTGAGTGAGCTGATGCGCGCATCCATGGATCATTTGAAAGTAGAGATCGATTATCACTCACCGAAGCGCCAATCAATCAAACAGTTGGAGCCGATCGGTATCTATGCAAATAATGGATTTTGGTATCTATTTGCCTTCGATGCTGAACAAGAGGAGACGCGGCATTACCGAGCGGACCGTATCCAACGAGTGACGATTTTGGAAGAGCCGAGTAAAACTGAGCTAACCTTGGCTGAACTGGACAAGGAGTTTATTCCAAAAAAACCAATAAAAATGAAGGTGGAGCTGACAGAAAAAGGGGTCCGACAATGTATGGAAAATAGATATTTATATAAGGGGATTATTCCTAAAGAGCATGGCGGAGTATTGGAGCTTATGGTCGCTCATAGAGATATTCCTTACACAACCACCTATCTGTTGCTTTTAGGAAAAGAAGCAAAAGTGATCGAACCACCAGAGCTGGTCGATCATTTAAGGCAAAGGGTACAAGAAATAGAAGCTTTGTATCAATGA
- a CDS encoding DUF6630 family protein: MNFLQKIFGKTKQVSEPVPIIEKVENNQNPEEIKESYLTLVRLLSQDNNRAAQGMVYALEDSTKFLEQYKAMFAEWYSIETTVEEVESYPTWDLFNYVLYDEGYVTLNDWKSAAEDFVYFLEQIVEKYGETLDHSKITNQEEMAPEFFEQLKAALPQGLALLNIDIDSDSYQLTVVPVDKVNAVKDAAAVVGGKIEWY, encoded by the coding sequence ATGAATTTCTTACAAAAAATATTTGGTAAAACAAAGCAAGTAAGCGAACCGGTACCAATTATTGAAAAGGTAGAAAACAACCAAAACCCTGAAGAAATCAAAGAAAGCTATTTGACACTTGTCCGGTTGCTCAGCCAGGACAATAATCGGGCGGCACAAGGAATGGTCTATGCTTTGGAGGATTCAACAAAGTTTCTTGAGCAATACAAAGCGATGTTTGCTGAATGGTATTCCATTGAAACGACTGTCGAGGAGGTCGAGAGCTATCCTACTTGGGATTTATTCAACTATGTGTTGTACGATGAGGGCTATGTGACATTAAACGACTGGAAATCAGCGGCAGAGGATTTTGTTTATTTTCTGGAACAAATCGTGGAAAAGTATGGGGAGACATTGGATCATAGCAAAATCACGAATCAGGAAGAGATGGCGCCGGAATTTTTTGAACAGCTGAAAGCAGCCTTGCCGCAAGGCCTTGCATTACTAAACATAGATATCGATTCAGACTCCTACCAACTAACAGTGGTGCCGGTGGATAAAGTGAATGCGGTTAAAGATGCTGCAGCGGTGGTAGGTGGAAAAATAGAATGGTATTAA
- a CDS encoding GNAT family N-acetyltransferase, translating to MGFFVRNAMSEDVDALVSMYNVATQKLMEKGIHQWYYPWRRSVIEEMLSTVVVLLKDQQLVGAMMITGIERVDEESEDMESLYIEKLVIHPAFQGQRMSKRLFDYARKLGREQKQAVYFDCWAGNTRLIDYYLNEAEQIAVVDEDEYQVAVFRLN from the coding sequence ATGGGATTTTTCGTCAGAAATGCAATGTCTGAGGATGTTGATGCGCTTGTTTCTATGTATAATGTCGCTACGCAAAAATTGATGGAAAAGGGGATTCATCAATGGTATTATCCATGGCGACGATCAGTCATTGAAGAAATGCTTTCAACTGTTGTTGTTTTGTTGAAAGATCAGCAGCTTGTTGGAGCAATGATGATCACTGGTATAGAAAGGGTTGATGAAGAGTCAGAGGATATGGAATCACTCTATATAGAAAAACTGGTCATACATCCAGCTTTTCAAGGGCAACGAATGAGTAAACGACTATTTGATTATGCACGTAAGTTGGGACGTGAGCAAAAACAGGCAGTTTATTTTGATTGCTGGGCAGGGAATACACGGTTGATCGATTACTATTTGAACGAGGCAGAACAGATAGCTGTAGTTGATGAAGACGAGTATCAAGTTGCGGTGTTCAGGCTCAACTAA